A region of SAR202 cluster bacterium DNA encodes the following proteins:
- a CDS encoding cytochrome C oxidase subunit IV encodes MADTKKSHAGHNDAGAHADRSDFVAAGHTPHVEAHHPTAATYIKVAMTLVAITMVELLVFYVEGLGKGIIPVLLVLSSIKFALVIMFYMHLKYDTRLFSMLFLGGLALAISVYIALLALFYL; translated from the coding sequence ATGGCAGATACAAAGAAGAGTCACGCCGGACACAACGACGCCGGCGCGCACGCTGACCGGTCTGACTTCGTCGCGGCAGGGCACACGCCGCACGTCGAAGCCCACCATCCTACGGCAGCCACTTACATCAAGGTGGCGATGACCCTGGTAGCGATAACCATGGTTGAGTTGCTGGTCTTCTATGTTGAAGGGTTGGGCAAAGGGATTATCCCGGTCCTGCTGGTACTCTCCAGCATCAAGTTTGCCCTGGTGATCATGTTCTACATGCACCTGAAGTACGACACGAGGCTCTTTTCGATGCTTTTTCTGGGCGGCTTGGCGTTGGCGATTTCGGTTTACATAGCGCTTTTGGCCCTGTTCTACCTCTAG
- the ctaD gene encoding cytochrome c oxidase subunit I — MATFALPVPKRPVSCTGVWGWITTIDHKRIGALYGITAFILFVSGGIEALFMRAQLMRPEMALVSPEVFNQLFTMHATTMIFLGVMPLSAAFFNYLVPLQIGARDVAFPRLNAFSYWTFLFGALILKLSWFLGGAPNAGWFGYAPLTGLQANPGVGIDFWVVGLQVLAVASLAASLNFIITIINMRAPGMTLMRMPMFTWMTLVTSFLLILAFPVITIALLELMMDRFYGMNFFVPAAGANPVLWQHLFWIFGHPEVYILILPAMGIVSEILPTFSRKPLFGYPVVVLSGVLIGFMGWMVWSHHMFTVGLGPVANSVFAITTMAIAVPTGVKIFNWIGTMWGGSIRFSTAMLYAIGFIALFIIGGLSGVMHSSAPSDAQQQDTYFIVAHIHYVLFGGAIMAIFGGIYYWFPKMTGKFLNEKLGFWNFIFVFGGTNITFFPMHFLGLDGMPRRIYTYAEGMGWDFWNLVSSVGSFTLAFGVLIFIVNFFYSLIKGKQAGADPWDARTLEWSIPSPPPEYNFAQIPVVHGRDPLWEQKHGGHHTVPVAGGSVGEGHGIHMPQPSYWPIFTSIGLLVGAYGLIFAWPVAVLGGAILMIGIYAWSLEPVNEPDPAHH; from the coding sequence ATGGCGACTTTTGCCCTGCCTGTCCCTAAGCGTCCGGTGTCCTGTACTGGAGTGTGGGGCTGGATAACGACAATCGATCACAAGAGGATCGGCGCGCTGTACGGCATTACCGCGTTTATCCTGTTCGTCTCCGGCGGCATTGAGGCGCTGTTCATGCGCGCCCAGCTCATGAGGCCGGAGATGGCCCTTGTGAGCCCGGAAGTGTTCAACCAGCTCTTCACGATGCACGCCACGACGATGATCTTCCTGGGCGTCATGCCCCTCAGCGCGGCGTTCTTCAATTACCTTGTACCGCTCCAGATAGGCGCGCGGGACGTGGCCTTTCCCAGGCTGAATGCGTTTAGCTACTGGACGTTCCTCTTCGGCGCGCTCATCCTGAAGCTAAGCTGGTTTCTTGGCGGCGCGCCCAACGCCGGCTGGTTCGGCTACGCGCCCCTGACGGGCCTACAGGCCAACCCAGGCGTCGGCATCGACTTCTGGGTGGTCGGCCTGCAGGTCCTGGCCGTAGCTTCGCTAGCTGCGTCGTTGAACTTCATCATCACCATCATTAACATGCGCGCCCCGGGCATGACCCTTATGCGCATGCCTATGTTCACCTGGATGACGCTCGTTACCTCCTTCCTGCTTATCCTGGCGTTCCCCGTCATCACCATCGCTCTCCTCGAGCTGATGATGGACCGCTTCTACGGCATGAATTTCTTCGTGCCGGCAGCCGGCGCCAACCCCGTGCTGTGGCAGCACCTGTTCTGGATCTTCGGCCACCCGGAGGTCTACATCCTGATACTCCCGGCGATGGGAATCGTTTCCGAAATACTGCCCACCTTTTCCCGGAAGCCGCTATTCGGCTACCCTGTGGTGGTACTCTCCGGCGTGCTCATCGGCTTCATGGGCTGGATGGTCTGGAGCCACCACATGTTCACGGTGGGTCTTGGCCCGGTGGCCAACTCCGTATTCGCGATTACCACGATGGCCATCGCGGTGCCTACCGGCGTAAAGATTTTCAACTGGATAGGCACCATGTGGGGAGGGTCTATCAGGTTCTCTACGGCGATGCTCTACGCCATCGGTTTTATTGCTCTCTTCATTATTGGCGGCCTGAGCGGAGTCATGCACTCTTCGGCCCCATCTGACGCGCAGCAGCAGGACACCTACTTCATTGTCGCGCATATCCACTACGTGCTTTTCGGCGGCGCGATAATGGCCATTTTCGGCGGCATCTACTACTGGTTCCCAAAGATGACCGGCAAGTTCCTCAACGAGAAGCTCGGCTTCTGGAACTTCATTTTCGTCTTCGGCGGCACGAACATCACCTTTTTCCCAATGCACTTCCTTGGGCTGGACGGCATGCCCCGCCGAATATACACATATGCTGAGGGAATGGGCTGGGACTTCTGGAACCTCGTCTCCTCCGTTGGCTCATTTACGTTGGCATTCGGCGTCCTCATCTTCATCGTCAACTTTTTTTACAGCCTCATCAAGGGTAAACAGGCCGGGGCCGACCCCTGGGACGCCCGCACGCTTGAGTGGAGTATTCCATCGCCTCCGCCGGAGTACAACTTCGCCCAGATTCCGGTTGTGCACGGCCGCGACCCGCTTTGGGAGCAGAAGCACGGCGGTCACCACACGGTCCCGGTAGCCGGCGGCTCCGTCGGCGAGGGCCACGGCATACATATGCCGCAGCCTTCGTACTGGCCGATATTCACCAGCATTGGCCTACTGGTTGGGGCGTACGGCTTGATATTCGCTTGGCCCGTCGCGGTCCTTGGCGGCGCCATTCTTATGATCGGAATTTACGCCTGGTCGCTGGAGCCGGTTAATGAGCCGGACCCCGCGCACCATTGA
- a CDS encoding cytochrome c oxidase assembly protein — protein sequence MHESLGSVLTHWHGHIEVIVGLGGLMALYLLGVGPLREKYNWAEEIDPKRIATFTLGVMVIFLSLVSPIHILSDSYLFSVHMVQHMLLALVAPPLIIWGTPDWLIRPLLRPDWIFIIARTVRHPVIALAAFNLAFALWHIPAIYNLSVTNHWWHVSEHLMFIGAAMIMWWPLMSNMPELPRLSYPLQIVYMFALSISQIIVFAFVTFSDHPLYTWYVHAPQILGISPLADQQIGGVIMKVGSAGLFTALLVIAFMRWYQQENSSAEPDHTELTSYKY from the coding sequence ATGCACGAATCTCTGGGGTCGGTCCTCACCCACTGGCATGGCCACATCGAAGTGATCGTCGGGCTTGGCGGGCTCATGGCGCTCTATCTCCTGGGCGTCGGTCCGCTAAGAGAAAAGTACAACTGGGCGGAGGAGATCGACCCAAAACGGATTGCAACGTTCACGCTCGGCGTGATGGTAATATTCTTGTCGCTCGTTTCGCCCATTCACATTCTGAGCGACTCATATCTTTTTAGCGTTCACATGGTGCAGCATATGCTGCTGGCGCTGGTGGCGCCGCCCCTTATAATTTGGGGAACGCCGGACTGGCTGATCCGGCCTCTGCTGCGGCCGGACTGGATATTCATAATCGCTCGTACCGTCCGCCACCCGGTAATCGCGCTCGCGGCGTTCAATCTGGCCTTCGCGCTCTGGCACATCCCGGCTATCTACAACCTTTCCGTCACCAATCACTGGTGGCATGTGTCGGAGCACCTGATGTTTATTGGGGCGGCCATGATTATGTGGTGGCCGCTAATGAGCAACATGCCGGAGCTGCCGCGGCTCTCTTATCCGCTGCAAATCGTGTACATGTTTGCGCTTTCGATATCGCAGATCATCGTGTTCGCTTTCGTAACGTTCTCGGACCACCCGCTTTATACGTGGTATGTCCATGCGCCGCAGATACTGGGAATCAGCCCTCTTGCCGACCAGCAGATTGGCGGCGTAATAATGAAGGTGGGAAGCGCGGGGCTGTTTACGGCCCTGCTGGTCATTGCCTTTATGCGCTGGTACCAGCAAGAGAACTCCAGCGCCGAGCCCGATCATACTGAGCTGACGTCATACAAATACTAG
- a CDS encoding heme A synthase, which produces MNEGATKPTKSATAFRIVSIAALIAAIGQITLGGTVRVTGSGDACPDWPLCHGQIIPPFDYHVILEYSHRVTGSVLGILILVAVFIAWRYLRDNRPAKVSTAAAFLFVVAAGVLGGATVLTELTWWVRLIHLSIAELTIASIAVMTVAGWPSKGIAAVSKVNLGGGAGTRRLVIASLVGVFLLILYGSYIVGMGYGSSCSSWPLCNDSLMPEGRAYMEHMGHRYLSLLIGIVLGYAVVQAYIRGDGNKHVRMAALLAGGAFVFQTGVGAALVWSGFATQFKAIHLSMATLVWVALVYLAVFIYASQGVILGARKEKPLAAKGLERATT; this is translated from the coding sequence TTGAACGAAGGGGCCACGAAACCCACAAAATCTGCGACAGCCTTCCGCATCGTCTCGATCGCGGCGCTAATTGCCGCCATCGGGCAGATTACGCTTGGGGGCACTGTTCGCGTTACCGGCTCTGGCGATGCTTGCCCGGACTGGCCCCTTTGCCACGGCCAGATAATTCCTCCGTTCGACTACCACGTCATTCTCGAATACTCACATCGTGTCACGGGAAGCGTCCTGGGTATCCTGATTCTCGTCGCAGTCTTTATCGCCTGGCGATACCTCCGCGATAACCGGCCCGCGAAGGTCTCCACTGCTGCGGCTTTTCTGTTCGTTGTCGCTGCCGGCGTCCTCGGTGGGGCGACAGTTCTGACGGAGCTCACATGGTGGGTAAGGCTAATACATCTCTCCATCGCGGAGCTTACCATCGCGAGCATCGCGGTCATGACTGTCGCCGGCTGGCCGTCGAAGGGAATTGCCGCCGTCTCAAAGGTCAACCTTGGCGGTGGCGCCGGGACGCGAAGACTGGTCATCGCTTCGCTTGTTGGGGTATTTCTTCTGATACTTTACGGCTCATACATCGTTGGTATGGGCTACGGATCGAGCTGCTCTTCGTGGCCGCTCTGCAATGACTCCCTCATGCCGGAGGGTAGGGCATACATGGAGCACATGGGTCACCGGTACCTTTCGTTATTAATAGGAATTGTGCTCGGCTATGCCGTTGTCCAGGCGTACATTCGGGGCGATGGGAATAAACATGTGCGAATGGCAGCGCTGCTTGCCGGTGGGGCGTTCGTTTTCCAGACGGGAGTTGGCGCTGCCCTCGTCTGGTCCGGCTTTGCCACCCAATTCAAGGCGATTCACCTGAGCATGGCTACACTGGTGTGGGTTGCACTGGTCTACCTGGCTGTCTTTATTTACGCATCGCAGGGCGTTATACTTGGCGCCAGAAAAGAGAAGCCGTTGGCGGCAAAGGGTTTGGAGAGGGCGACCACATGA
- a CDS encoding cytochrome oxidase subunit III, producing MAAAHAEEHPATTTGLDHRKLLIWAFLASDCMFFGALIATYLVYYGKSLVGPYPQDVFDIPVTSVSTFVLLMSSMSMVLSYSALRRGNIKAFRIWLLSTCILGATFIGFQVFEFNDFVQHGLTPRTNLFGSTFFTLTGTHGAHVTLGIIWLLSMFFYSFKKGGITPAKHLELDIAALYWHFVDIVWIVIFTVVYLFGVFEGF from the coding sequence ATGGCCGCTGCACACGCTGAAGAGCATCCCGCAACAACAACCGGTCTCGATCACCGGAAGCTGCTGATCTGGGCTTTCCTGGCCTCGGACTGCATGTTCTTCGGCGCGCTGATCGCTACCTACCTGGTCTACTACGGGAAGAGCCTGGTTGGGCCGTACCCTCAGGATGTGTTTGACATCCCCGTCACGTCCGTGAGTACATTCGTGCTCCTGATGAGCTCCATGAGCATGGTGCTCTCATACTCCGCGCTGCGACGGGGCAATATCAAGGCGTTTCGGATATGGCTCCTGTCGACGTGCATCCTCGGCGCCACATTCATCGGCTTTCAGGTGTTCGAGTTCAATGACTTTGTCCAGCACGGGCTGACGCCCAGGACGAACCTGTTCGGTTCAACGTTCTTCACGCTTACGGGCACGCACGGCGCGCACGTCACGCTCGGGATAATCTGGCTGCTCTCGATGTTCTTCTATTCGTTCAAAAAGGGCGGTATTACGCCTGCCAAGCACCTGGAGCTGGATATCGCAGCGCTGTACTGGCACTTCGTCGACATCGTCTGGATCGTGATTTTCACGGTTGTTTACCTGTTCGGCGTGTTCGAAGGGTTCTAG
- a CDS encoding protoheme IX farnesyltransferase, translating into MTVQATTPPARSIVSDYIALTKPRIISLLLVTAIGGMFLAAQGLPDAATVAVVLVGGYLAAGGAHALNHYLERDIDGMMRRTSRRPVVSGRVTPTNALVFGVALNVIAFVLLSSFVNVLSATITLTGTLIYIFVYTIGLKRVTPQNIVIGGAAGAVPPMVGWTAITGSLDLPALYLFAIIFFWTPPHFWALAILIKDDYVRAGIPMLPVVSSLENTKQSILLYTVLLTALTVMFFVTGAVGGIYLASTTVLGGLFIYFAYRFLRAQGVKGARSLYLYSLLYLDLLFLAIMIDSVV; encoded by the coding sequence ATGACAGTTCAGGCGACTACTCCTCCTGCGCGGAGCATCGTAAGCGACTATATTGCGCTTACCAAGCCCCGGATCATCTCGCTCTTGCTTGTGACAGCCATCGGCGGCATGTTCCTTGCGGCGCAGGGCCTGCCTGACGCCGCGACCGTCGCCGTGGTGCTTGTGGGCGGTTACCTGGCGGCCGGCGGCGCGCACGCCCTTAACCACTACCTGGAGCGCGACATCGACGGCATGATGCGCCGGACGAGCCGCAGGCCGGTTGTCAGCGGACGTGTAACACCCACCAACGCGCTGGTGTTCGGTGTAGCTCTGAACGTGATCGCTTTCGTGCTGTTGTCCTCATTCGTGAATGTGCTCAGCGCGACGATCACACTTACCGGCACGCTGATCTACATATTCGTGTATACGATCGGCCTCAAGCGGGTGACACCCCAGAACATCGTCATCGGCGGGGCAGCCGGGGCCGTCCCGCCGATGGTCGGCTGGACGGCGATAACGGGTTCGCTTGACTTGCCGGCCCTTTACCTTTTCGCGATCATCTTCTTCTGGACGCCGCCGCATTTTTGGGCCCTCGCCATCCTCATTAAGGACGACTATGTTCGCGCCGGGATTCCCATGCTCCCGGTCGTTTCCAGCCTGGAGAATACGAAGCAGTCCATTCTGCTGTACACGGTGCTGCTGACGGCGCTGACGGTAATGTTCTTTGTGACGGGGGCAGTTGGGGGCATATACCTGGCCTCGACTACGGTGCTCGGGGGCCTCTTCATCTATTTTGCGTACCGCTTTTTGAGAGCCCAGGGCGTCAAGGGGGCGCGGAGCCTGTATCTTTACTCGCTCCTCTACCTTGACCTGTTGTTCCTGGCTATTATGATCGATAGCGTCGTTTGA
- the coxB gene encoding cytochrome c oxidase subunit II, which yields MSMFRSPKTKYVGVVLLVLLMGVLAGCYPEHQQSTFDPQGPVARSQLTLFYWIFWTAVVVFVLVEAALVYTVIRYRRKAGDGVPPQTHGHTPLEITWTVIPALILVVVAVPTIKTLFYNANSPHPPEEGGMTIDVTGVQWWWEFRYLNDINNPDDDVVTANELHIPVGKPVNIRLHSRDVIHSFWIPKIAGKVDLVPNNDNHMWIQADEPGEYLGQCAEFCGIAHALMRFRVFAQPQAEFDAWLAAQDAPAKDPIDPLALEGKALFEGAGQCFACHTIEGVARARGRTGPNLTHLGSRTTIAAGILENNQENLRKWIADPEALKPGNVMARTAQIYTDPTKHLTEAQISAIVQYLMTLD from the coding sequence ATGTCGATGTTTAGAAGCCCGAAGACCAAATACGTCGGCGTGGTGCTTCTGGTTCTGCTCATGGGCGTCCTCGCCGGATGCTACCCGGAGCACCAACAGTCCACGTTCGACCCCCAGGGACCCGTGGCCCGGTCTCAGCTCACCCTCTTCTACTGGATATTCTGGACGGCCGTAGTCGTCTTTGTCCTGGTGGAGGCTGCGCTGGTTTACACAGTCATCCGCTACCGCCGCAAAGCCGGTGACGGTGTTCCGCCACAGACGCACGGGCACACCCCCCTTGAAATAACGTGGACCGTCATTCCGGCGCTGATCCTGGTTGTGGTGGCCGTACCGACGATCAAGACACTCTTCTACAATGCTAATTCGCCTCACCCGCCTGAAGAAGGCGGCATGACTATTGATGTCACGGGCGTTCAGTGGTGGTGGGAGTTCCGCTACCTGAACGACATCAACAATCCTGACGACGACGTCGTGACAGCCAACGAGCTGCACATACCCGTCGGCAAGCCGGTCAACATCCGCCTGCACTCCAGGGACGTCATCCACAGCTTCTGGATTCCCAAGATCGCGGGCAAGGTTGACCTGGTCCCGAACAATGATAACCATATGTGGATCCAGGCCGATGAGCCCGGCGAGTACCTTGGGCAGTGCGCGGAGTTCTGCGGCATAGCCCATGCTCTGATGCGATTCAGGGTCTTTGCCCAGCCTCAGGCGGAGTTTGACGCATGGCTGGCCGCTCAGGACGCGCCTGCCAAAGACCCGATCGATCCGCTCGCCCTTGAGGGCAAAGCCCTCTTTGAGGGCGCCGGCCAGTGCTTTGCATGCCACACTATAGAAGGCGTTGCCAGGGCGCGCGGCCGCACAGGCCCCAACCTGACCCACCTCGGCAGCCGGACCACCATCGCGGCAGGCATTCTGGAGAACAACCAGGAAAACCTGCGCAAGTGGATTGCGGACCCAGAGGCGCTGAAGCCGGGTAACGTGATGGCGCGGACGGCCCAGATATATACCGACCCGACCAAGCACCTTACCGAAGCCCAGATATCGGCAATTGTGCAGTACCTGATGACCCTTGACTAG
- a CDS encoding SCO family protein: MVPGRLSGTSSGNREPGRRWQRARRQIGVATLAILLLILAACGGGAPESFKGTVLSPQFPAAAFELTDQHGDIVSMAGLKGNVVALTFLYTSCTDICPIVAGELKKVDGFLGNDAEGVEIVAVSVDPKGDTVSAAQAYTERWGMDGKWKYLVGPEEALKPVWDAYSVAPAISGTPQAPAPTPAPGSVDSLRDGIAATYDIVHSAPVYLIDRQGTRRVIHTLPLDPEKVAADIRLLLREK; this comes from the coding sequence ATGGTGCCGGGCCGTCTCTCGGGAACAAGCAGCGGTAACCGTGAACCCGGGCGACGATGGCAGCGTGCCCGGCGGCAGATCGGCGTTGCCACTCTCGCTATCCTCTTGCTAATCCTGGCGGCGTGCGGCGGTGGCGCGCCGGAAAGCTTCAAAGGCACAGTGCTTTCCCCGCAATTCCCGGCGGCGGCGTTCGAGCTGACTGACCAGCATGGCGACATAGTCTCCATGGCCGGCCTTAAAGGCAATGTGGTCGCACTCACCTTTCTCTACACGAGCTGCACGGACATCTGCCCTATAGTCGCCGGCGAGCTCAAGAAGGTGGATGGTTTCCTTGGCAACGATGCAGAAGGGGTGGAGATTGTGGCGGTGAGCGTGGACCCGAAGGGAGATACGGTTTCTGCCGCTCAGGCGTATACCGAGAGGTGGGGGATGGATGGCAAATGGAAATATCTGGTCGGTCCTGAGGAGGCATTGAAGCCGGTGTGGGACGCATACTCCGTAGCCCCGGCGATCAGCGGCACTCCTCAGGCGCCTGCGCCGACCCCTGCCCCCGGCAGCGTCGACTCTCTGCGCGACGGTATCGCGGCGACGTACGACATCGTACATTCTGCGCCGGTCTACCTGATCGATAGGCAGGGCACGCGCCGCGTCATACACACGCTCCCCCTCGACCCCGAGAAGGTGGCGGCGGACATTCGGCTCCTGTTGCGGGAGAAGTGA